The genomic region tactAAGATTTTGCACATTGACTTATATGAAAAATTAGTATTATTGTTGACCGTTTTAGTAGAATTGCTAACTGCTTttaagaaataataaatgaacaCAGCCTTTTCAATATCTATGTTTTAAATTGCTCATAATTtgcaataactattttattaatttagtcTAAGTAGAATTACATTCATATATGTAATTCATTAGTTGTATTGATCAGTTTAGGAACCTCATatgtaaaaaatagaaattttaatttaggCCTATTGTTTCATCCagtaaataattgtttaaataatttatttatctgtACATTGATTATTAAGAACTTTTTATCACTTAGGTATTATATAAAaagcaataatattgttctcaataattattcattgcgTATATctaaaaagagagaaaataaatctatattattgaaatggCCATTTTTTAACCTTTTCTCAAGTTTGTTGATCTGTTGAGTGGAGTTGAGTGGCCTCCTTCTAATAAATGTCGTACCCAAAAAATTTACAACACTGGAAAGTTGTGCTAATATGCTACAAAGAATCTTGCTGTAGTCAACCGCTAGAAAATAgcccgatggaaattggaacacaTGAGTGCAACGTTGCCCAATAAGAGTTGATCAACGTTGTCCACAGCTATTAATGAGAATATTAATTAATGCACTCGGCAAGAGTGTGGCGCCGGTATTACTTGTAAAAAGTAACGAGCACATGTTCTATAGGCAATTGAATATTCACTAAATTATCAAACCAGGAATAAATAATAGCCAGAAATGATTTACTATAAGGGAAcatagaaaattttaaaaaaattaaacattaatGCCCGGTTTCAAAAAGTTCGgtcatttgaacatggtcaggCCTGGTACGATTGACAAGAGTGTGCACTGAAATTAACGATTGAAACTATCGCCATAGAATCCATATTATGTTCCAGTGTACTCGTTAAAAAGCGTATTTATTTGgccatgttcaaatgtcttaaCCGAGCTTGTGCGGATTATGTCTTGAATTATGACCATGGTGGAAACAGACATTAGTTCAACCCATACCATAGAAATCAAATTCGCTTCAGGAGCAAGACAGATAGGGTAGGGATGTGAATTGTTAAAaaagttcaattattatataggGATAACTAATACCCTTTTGAACTACtagtttttaaagtttaaaaaggGTAGGTAGCCTACTAGTTAtttctatgataattttatcaattctagTAGGTATATAATTGTAggcaaaataattgaaaaagtacTTGATGGAGTTTTAAAATTTCCACTGACTTCTGACTCTATGTATTGAATCTTACTAttgtagtccaggcaatgaatgctcaaaaaagggtatagagggaaatgtttggaagacaatttttgaccccacagttctgttaagggtagtaaggaggtaaacatatcaaaagtccccacccctaccccctgtgctaagggggtgggggtagtTTAAAGgtactattttttgtttttcgcataaaactcaaaaactatgtatcctaaggacttgactgtcctataacaaattaaagctggtacataatttcctacaatattcattctacaacttttttataTCTCGAGATATAATACTAGATATCTCTAGTATTCGAGATAACCTATCTGACCTTGGTGGTATTGCTGAACAGGAAAGTAATTTAGGTAATTCACTACTTACTATGGTGTCTAGGATTCTTTCCAGTGCTAAAAAGTTACCGTATAGTCTATTAGTAAATAGTCTAAAGAAGTTACCGTACGGAGAAAAAGGTAAGAaatgaatattacaataatttgaataatactcatctatttcacattccatgacgaactgctagATCATAATTCGTTTTTTTAACTATTTTTCACTCTACAGTCAggttttttgaataaaagttattaaaacaTAGCATAGTATAAAAGTTTTAGTAACCTTTATTCAAAAAACCTGGATGTAGTGTCATGAAAAATACTTCAaaaactaatattattaataataccgTACTTGAAATTTTATCTGACTAGAGTTGAACAAAATTCGTGAAGTTTGTGAGGTGAGTCCTTATAGCTTACTATATAATTTTTAAGCATTTTGAGCCGAATGTCTTTACTAAAGAGGATTttgtaataaaatgaattgaaaacctacggggaaatattattttgtatcttACCTACTCTTACTTACTAACCACATAATATTGTCAAAAGCATAGGCTACCGTTCTGTAGGtatgtaattgaaatttattattgcggtattcaataataataatatagtctcAATCAtagaatatacaataatattgtgtatAGGGTTTCTCTGATAcggtataaaattatttaattattgaaaaatatattttctcaactAATAAAAtgtgatttattatttcaaataaaattacatcagatactatatgtatcagctatcctctttaGAAGGCAGTAGCATGGTAGAGAATCAGCAACACTGTTGCCTCTTCTtctactaccattataacattCATACTATAagcctacagtgaggtccacgttataatgacagtgattagcaatgataatgctatccttgttcatcattcaacaaagcagatagcgctatctctttctcgctttgttctgttgccagatcgtcttttaacaatgtagaattaataattagttgacaaaatatttcatcttaattatgaaaattcataatgaagttattaaaaatataatttcttgcttaataaagttttattgattattataagcgagaatgaacagttaatattacatcaataaacctatcgTTTAtagaagacagagaatcggcaacgttgtcctcctatatttctctactgccattataacgtggacctcactgtatatAGACACTTTCGAGTTTCGACTTTCGATTCATAggtaaattgaattttaattttctacTCATGGTCCGgacgcaaatgtcatgaaaaatgtactccgtggtcatttttgagtaacagccgtgaaAGATGTCTCAATTATTCCttgttaggtctagcataataaggattgtgatgataagtcgaaatcacaggcaaacacctcggaaataagatggccgccaaagtttttagggttttgctatatcggttgtatttcaataaccattcgagatattcaaccgttttttaaacaaaaatatttttaaaaccgtcctctacaaattttgttgtataaaattTCCCTCTAAAATTTTactcatattttattttataccttCAAGATcccaaaaaacgtttttttactttccttgccctattaccataggtaaggaaagtattgctttccgaaaaaaataaggtaggtaccccaattcctaaatttctatacgtttcaaggtcccctgagtccaaaaaagtttttttttggtatcggtctgtatgtgtgtgtgtgtgtgtgtatgtgtgtgtgttccCACATTCCCAATAATCAGGCTTCATagacaatttaaacaaaaaattccaagtggaaaagattgagcatgaaaatctctacaattaaaatgttattattttaattgcaaactgttggcaactgttgattctattgaatcattcactatgaagagatagcagacttcgtgtgtctccagcgttattgtcctgtcaccagctggcttggttctttgaatagtagacttgagatgcgcgtgaacaatagcgtcaggtgattaattttcataacggcaaggaaagttgtgtgattttctcatttttttcaattttttccattaaataacttttttgtgAAAGGAATACAGATAAATTTCAAACCTATAAAATTTAGATCGTTTCTGTTATTGCGACTTATCATCActatccttattatgctagacctataGAAGAAATTGAAACGTATTCCATGGCTGTTACCCTAAAATGATCACCAAATGACATTAAATTTGCGACCGgactatcaattattatttgaaaggGTTTTCTTTCTCAGTGCTTTActtttaattttgataaaaatacaaTGTAGTCACATGAAATTAATATAGTACACATAATAGATAATACCAGCAAAAAAAAAcgtttattctattataataaaataacgtAAATTCGAAAGTTATTTTGTTGTAAATTCAACGCACTCAACACTTAAAAACAACCGCCTTTCATGAAAACGGATCGATCATAGGGGCCGTGTTGCCGTGTTATTGTGGTTATCTAGTCGGCAGACGATAACATAATCATAACCTGTTTCTAAACTTTGTTCTTTGCTGGAACTatgtaattattgttaaaatataTTGGTGATttgtttaatttaataatatttacaagTTCAATTAACAGTTTTTTGTAAGTTACAGTGATAATCTTACATTAGCATATTTGGAACTTGTGCAGTGTGCAGTCTGGAATTAAATATCAGTGTATTTTTATGACACTGTTAAGTCAGTAATTTTGTCATTCATTTCATGcttatcattttttaaattattctgaagatgctttcaataattttaaatacattgaaattatcatctttacttgaattcttcaaaataaggtGTGTAATCAGCTACCAGAAGTATCAGATTAGCTACCAATGATCTATTTTTAGATTTCGACAGATTTAAATTGCACGTATTCCTTCTAACCCATGATTTTTTATCGACAATAgtactatttttatcaattcagCCAGTTTTTGTGTTGTATTTGTAGCCAATTATCAATTGCCTACTACGTTTACTAGCACCGTGCAAAAATTCATCTTTCCACTACCTAATCTGTTACGCATCAAGTCTCAATTGACTCGGCTAAGGAaaccagtaataataataataatgaagccAGTAAATATTCATTTAAGGTCAacttaatatagctttccatctCGTTCTTCTATACAGGTTGATTCTCTGATAGACTTGATGACACAATAAATGATGAAGCCAGAAGAGATAACTACTTATGGCTCCTGGGTGAAAGACAGAGTCCTTGGAGTTGGAGGATTCGGGGTTGTAACATTGTGGAGAAAGCAAGATGAATACATCGGTAAGTCACTTCAATAGTTGTTaacttttaataaaatgtttacAGTATGTATAAAATTGGGTTACTGTATTTTCTTAGATACTTTATATTTCAGGCTGTTGCCTAGGACTGAGGATTATGAATAGACTATGTCAGATGCTTCAAATAGATTAGTGTAAAATAGTTGTGCAGTGTTTTTATTACATTGGGATACCAGTGAAAGTCCGAAGTAGTTGCTGATCATTATTTCTTATTGCGTTTATTACAATAGGTACAGCAGCCCCCACACCAAAGCCATTACTGCTActtagaaaataataatctcATTTCATTGTTACCTGTTATCCCATCAGgttttctttcttgtttcacTCAATTCCAATTACAATTAGTATGTCTCCGACTACTGAATTAATTCAAACTCATTtcaatttgtttaaatttttgttatgtaaacttttttgttatttctatttatttaaaatcTATATCATTCAAACACATTTCATTTTGCTACATAATTGTCAAGTTGATTGATGTTTTTTACAGCTTTGAAAAAGTGTCGCTGGGAGAACGTGTCATTCGACCAGGTGACCGCCAAACAACGAGAACGATGGACACTGGAAGTGAGCATAATGAAGCGTCTCAGCCATCCCAACGTAGTGAGCTTCGTGCAATTGCCCGGCGACTTTGCGTCCATGAAGTCCGAACTGCCAGTGCTTAGCATGGAGTACTGCTCGCTCGGTGATCTCAGACAAGTAAACTTacaaaattcacttgaaatatatttaccTAACATTGATTAGCAGTCCATTTACAAAATACTTTTTTCTCCTCCCACTANNNNNNNNNNNNNNNNNNNNNNNNNNNNNNNNNNNNNNNNNNNNNNNNNNNNNNNNNNNNNNNNNNNNNNNNNNNNNNNNNNNNNNNNNNNNNNNNNNNNAGGTTATTGATATAGATTAGGAATAATAATGGTCCCAATGTGCTTCCTTGCACCACACCGTAATCAATAGAATTTAAGCTGCTCTCAACTCCCATTATTTGGACAGCCTGTTTCCTATCCGTTAGGTAGCTATTGAACCAGCTGAATGACTCATTACGGACACCTATGACCTCAAGCTTTTTCATTAGTTTAAATCTATCTactgtatcgaatgctttagctAAGTCAAGAAAGATTATACAGTTATTTAGGTTGTCATTAAGTGAGCTGTTAACTTCTTTGGTTAAATTATACAATGCAACTGGTTTGATTATTTGAGTTCACCGCCCTTGCCAAATTCTCTTCCACATGTGAAAAGAAACAATTGAATTCGTTAGCTACTAACTTGGTCTTTTCCAGTGTTGAAACTGATCCATTATCTACTGTCTCAAAGTGCTCCAATGGAAATCCTTCTTTATTATTGTTACCTCTACCAGATCTCATTCTCATTTATAATGCTCCAAAACTTTTTTGGATCATTCCcactttcatttattttatttctatagtaTTGATTTTTAGTGGTTGATTTGAGTGGTTgattgatttttagattttaagTTATTGATTAAATCTCTATTAAAAGGTtgtttttttgttaatttgaataatctgTCTCTTTCCCTAATCGATCTTACTAGTCCTTTCGTTATCCAAGGTTTTATTGTTTTAAGACGAGAATTATCTTGAGTAACCTGTCTTTTAGATTTGTCTATGTTACATTttataatggaataaaaattattgtcgCAATATTGACGTCTTCCTCCATTGTAACAGAGCTCCATGTTTCCTCATTGAAAGTGGATAATAAGGTTTCATTGTGAATATAAAACTTGGGAAgatcaaattttctattgtcTTTGGATTGGCAGTAATTTGAATGGATACAATGtaatgatctgtaattgccactTTGACGATAGCTGATTTAATTGCATTAC from Nilaparvata lugens isolate BPH chromosome 11, ASM1435652v1, whole genome shotgun sequence harbors:
- the LOC120353568 gene encoding inhibitor of nuclear factor kappa-B kinase subunit beta-like translates to MMKPEEITTYGSWVKDRVLGVGGFGVVTLWRKQDEYIALKKCRWENVSFDQVTAKQRERWTLEVSIMKRLSHPNVVSFVQLPGDFASMKSELPVLSMEYCSLGDLRQVNLQNSLEIYLPNID